One segment of Carya illinoinensis cultivar Pawnee chromosome 1, C.illinoinensisPawnee_v1, whole genome shotgun sequence DNA contains the following:
- the LOC122280136 gene encoding uncharacterized protein LOC122280136, giving the protein MGTKLKQEELELAATVIHSIWLRRNEMVFNGNFQSPNAVIAKAQADYSVYREVQEGVPGAATRIHISDSKQVWNPPVWPWYKANFDAGFNRDKGRMGIGVVVRDSKGALIGSLVAPKRNVTSTFQAECHALHRAMVFCTELGLMHVCFEGDAKAVADAVNSETEDNSWDGQLIEDIRQLKAAYPVWKLVFVRRSVNASAHVAAKLAVNSSCESVWLEDGPSEVRRSTMDELVCNELIQS; this is encoded by the coding sequence ATGGGAACGAAACTAAAACAGGAGGAGCTAGAGCTGGCTGCTACTGTCATACATAGCATCTGGTTGAGAAGAAACGAAATGGTTTTCAATGGTAATTTTCAATCTCCGAATGCAGTCATAGCTAAGGCACAAGCTGATTACTCTGTGTATAGGGAGGTGCAGGAAGGAGTTCCTGGGGCAGCAACTAGAATTCATATTAGTGACTCCAAGCAGGTTTGGAATCCTCCTGTATGGCCTTGGTACAAGGcaaattttgatgcaggttttaaTAGAGATAAGGGAAGAATGGGGATAGGGGTGGTTGTAAGGGATTCGAAGGGGGCTTTGATTGGGAGTCTGGTTGCACCAAAGAGGAATGTCACCTCGACTTTCCAAGCAGAGTGTCATGCTCTTCATAGAGCAATGGTCTTCTGTACTGAACTGGGTTTGATGCATGTATGTTTCGAAGGGGATGCAAAAGCTGTAGCTGATGCTGTAAATTCAGAAACAGAAGACAACTCTTGGGATGGCCAGCTAATTGAAGACATTCGACAGCTTAAGGCAGCCTATCCTGTGTGGAAACTGGTTTTTGTCCGAAGATCTGTAAATGCTAGTGCTCATGTAGCAGCTAAGTTAGCAGTTAATTCTTCTTGTGAAAGTGTatggctagaggatggcccaagTGAGGTTAGAAGATCCACTATGGATGAGTTAGTGTGTAACGAACTAATTCAATCTTAG
- the LOC122314588 gene encoding probable L-gulonolactone oxidase 6, with amino-acid sequence MAFLSSTRQVFRSSSLLLLFYFVSSSRTWDPIKCSSGNTNCTITNFYGAFPDRSVCRVAEVVYPSTEEELISVVANATASRRKMKVATSTSHSVPKLVCPDGEDGLLISTKYLNRTLKIDGEAMTMTVESGVLLRQIINEATKAKLALVSTPYWWGLTIGGILGTGAHGSTWQGNGSAVHDFVVELRIVSPGGPEDGHVKVRTLNDGDTDFNAAKVSLGVLGVISQVTLKLQPLFKRSIEFKSMNDWDLGDRIANFGRKHEFADITWYPNQRMAVYRIDDRVPMNTSGDGLYDFTPFRSRSSVEVAIIRTKEELLESTGAIEGKCLSAEASVSKLVDGAYGLTNDGKSFEAYPVVGYHNRFQAYGTCLDSLEDPEMISNVCPWDPRVKGHRFFHQTTFSIGLPMAKIFIQDVQELNDLVPKAMCGVELYNGILIRYVKASTAYLGKEEDAVEFDITYYRSKDPKSPRLYEDILEEIEQLALFKYGALPHWGKNRNLAFEGAIERYRNATEFLKVKDVYDPLGLFSSEWTNKVLGLERGLTVDEQGCALEGLCICSNDSHCNPNKGYYCRSGRVYKDARVCRFTAEDICPAEGGGDSCNMAQYHTEL; translated from the exons ATGGCATTCTTAAGCTCAACACGACAAGTTTTCCGATCTAGCTCTCTCCTTCTGTTATTCTATTTTGTGAGTTCTAGCCGCACATGGGACCCCATCAAATGTTCATCAGGGAATACAAACTGCACAATCACAAATTTCTACGGAGCCTTTCCCGATAGAAGCGTTTGTCGAGTAGCAGAAGTGGTGTACCCATCCACAGAGGAAGAACTCATTTCAGTTGTAGCAAACGCGACCGCTAGCCGAAGGAAAATGAAGGTGGCAACAAGTACCTCACACAGCGTTCCCAAGCTAGTCTGTCCCGACGGCGAAGATGGACTGCTAATAAGCACGAAGTATCTGAACCGTACGTTGAAAATTGATGGTGAAGCTATGACGATGACTGTGGAGAGCGGTGTATTATTGAGGCAGATTATCAATGAAGCGACCAAGGCCAAGCTGGCCTTGGTTTCTACCCCGTATTGGTGGGGCTTGACAATTGGTGGCATATTGGGCACGGGTGCCCATGGGAGTACATGGCAGGGTAACGGAAGCGCAGTTCATGATTTTGTTGTGGAACTTCGAATCGTTAGTCCTGGTGGTCCTGAAGATGGTCATGTTAAGGTTCGGACGCTCAATGATGGGGACACAGATTTTAATGCAGCCAAAGTTTCGCTTGGAGTTCTCGGAGTTATTTCGCAG GTCACTCTTAAACTACAGCCTCTCTTCAAGAGATCCATTGAGTTCAAAAGTATGAATGACTGGGACTTGGGAGATCGAATTGCGAATTTTGGGAGAAAGCATGAGTTTGCTGATATAACTTGGTACCCTAATCAACGCATGGCAGTCTATCGGATAGATGATCGTGTCCCCATGAACACGTCTGGTGATGGTCTCTATGATTTCACGCCATTTCGCTCTAGATCTTCCGTTGAAGTGGCCATTATCAGAACCAAAG AGGAGCTTCTAGAATCCACTGGGGCTATCGAGGGAAAGTGCCTCTCTGCAGAAGCAAGTGTTTCTAAACTCGTGGATGGTGCCTATGGTTTAACTAACGATG GTAAATCCTTTGAAGCCTATCCGGTTGTTGGATATCACAACAGGTTTCAAGCATACGGAACCTGCCTAGACAGTCTTGAGGATCCGGAGATGATCAGTAACGTATGTCCATGGGACCCAAGAGTTAAGGGTCATAGGTTCTTTCACCAAACCACATTTAGCATTGGCTTGCCCATGGCTAAGATATTCATCCAAGACGTGCAAGAGCTAAACGACTTGGTGCCCAAAGCAATGTGTGGCGTTGAACTTTATAATGGAATCCTCATACGCTACGTTAAGGCTTCGACTGCTTACCTGGGTAAGGAAGAAGATGCAGTGGAGTTTGATATCACATATTATCGAAGCAAAGACCCTAAAAGTCCTAGGCTTTACGAAGACATATTAGAAGAAATTGAGCAACTCGCACTTTTCAAGTACGGGGCACTGCCCCATTGGGGAAAGAATAGGAACCTAGCGTTCGAGGGAGCGATCGAGAGGTACAGAAATGCCACAGAATTCTTGAAGGTTAAAGATGTTTACGATCCATTAGGTCTATTCTCTAGTGAGTGGACAAATAAAGTTCTGGGTTTGGAAAGAGGGTTGACTGTAGATGAGCAGGGTTGTGCACTAGAAGGGTTGTGCATATGCTCAAACGACAGTCATTGTAATCCAAACAAGGGCTATTATTGTAGATCAGGAAGAGTATACAAAGATGCTAGGGTTTGTCGTTTTACAGCTGAAGATATATGCCCCGCAGAAGGTGGTGGCGACTCATGCAATATGGCCCAGTACCATACCGAGTTATGA